The following proteins are co-located in the Xiphophorus hellerii strain 12219 chromosome 2, Xiphophorus_hellerii-4.1, whole genome shotgun sequence genome:
- the psma1 gene encoding proteasome subunit alpha type-1, with product MFRNQYDNDVTVWSPQGRIHQIEYAMEAVKQGSATVGLKSKTHAVLVALKRAQSELAAHQKKILHVDSHIGISIAGLTADARLLCNFMRQECLDSRFVFDRPLPISRLVSLIGSKTQIPTQRYGRRPYGVGLLIAGYDDMGPHIFQTCPSANYFDCKAMSIGARSQSARTYLERCMEKFQDCALNELVQHGLRALRETLPTEQDLTTKNVSIGIVGKDMEFTIYDDDDVAPFLEGLEERPQRKVAQPAEGLASGEAPDEPMEH from the exons ATG TTCCGCAACCAGTACGACAACGATGTAACAGTATGGAGCCCTCAG GGTCGCATCCATCAGATCGAATATGCCATGGAAGCGGTGAAGCAAGGCTCAGCAACTGTGGGACTGAAATCCAAAACACACGCTGTCCTCGTTGCACTGAAG AGAGCCCAGTCTGAACTGGCTGCCCACCAGAAGAAGATCCTGCATGTCGACAGCCACATTGGCATCTCCATCGCCGGACTGACTGCTGACGCCAGGCTGCTCTG TAACTTTATGCGCCAGGAGTGTTTGGACTCGAGATTCGTCTTTGACCGACCCCTTCCGATTTCTCGTCTCGTTTCACTCATCGGCAGCA AAACCCAGATTCCCACACAGCGCTATGGGAGGAGGCCCTATGGAGTCGGGCTCCTCATCGCAGGCTACGAT GACATGGGGCCTCACATCTTCCAGACCTGCCCATCGGCAAACTACTTTGACTGCAAAGCCATGTCGATTGGAGCGCGCTCCCAGTCTGCACGCACCTACCTGGAGAGGTGCATGGAGAAGTTCCAGGACT GTGCTCTGAATGAGCTGGTCCAACATGGCCTCCGTGCCCTCAGAGAAACGCTCCCCACCGAGCAGGACCTCACCACCAAG AACGTCTCCATCGGCATCGTGGGTAAGGACATGGAGTTCACCATTTACGACGACGACGACGTGGCGCCGTTCCTGGAGGGGCTGGAGGAGAGGCCGCAGAGAAAG GTCGCTCAGCCTGCAGAGGGGCTGGCCTCTGGAGAAGCACCCGATGAGCCGATGGAGCACTGA
- the ric3b gene encoding protein RIC-3b: MSMSTFQKVTLATCLVLCVALLLPKMLLSRGRKDAAERPEGSGHFPPMMHRQMAPEGRGQRAAGSGFSRTHNSDSMSRAKGAGSGTGTGGKSNLAGQIIPVYGFGILLYILYILFKITSKGNNKPSGRRCLPHRSENMKRKITDFELAQLQEKLRETELVMENIVSSAHHSPDRVTGVTADQEESLLQQLSEITRVMQEGQLVDGILPEKKVQEGWDDYPEEPRPCWDGTQCCCQHSPEGEPDADRREEASDNQEENLLGGFKGQESEDTEERAKEEEKEHQHNMEGAQLDLAGVLKELELTLKVTSVLEQEKVHELSRPSATETSGGSVRRRNKRRKAKKAAP, encoded by the exons ATGTCAATGTCAACGTTTCAAAAGGTGACCCTCGCGACGTGCCTCGTGCTGTGCGTCGCGCTGCTGCTTCCCAAGATGCTGCTGTCCAGGGGCAGGAAGGATGCTGCCGAGCGGCCAGAAG GCTCAGGCCATTTCCCTCCCATGATGCACCGGCAGATGGCTCCAGAGGGCCGTGGCCAGAGGGCAGCGGGGTCCGGGTTCTCCAGAACCCATAACTCTGATTCCATGTCCAGGGCTAAAGGAGCCGGGTCCGGGACCGGGACCGGAGGCAAATCCAACCTGGCGGGACAGATTATCCCCGTGTACGGCTTTGGGATCTTACTCTACATCctctacattttatttaag ATCACATCTAAAGGGAACAACAAGCCATCAGGTAGAAGGTGTCTCCCACATCGATCTGAGAACATGAAGAGGAAGATCA CTGACTTCGAGCTGGCCCAGCTGCAGGAGAAGCTCAGGGAGACGGAGCTGGTGATGGAGAACATCGTCTCCAGCGCCCACCACAGTCCTGACAG GGTGACGGGGGTCACCGCCGACCAGGAGGAGagtctgctgcagcagctgtcgGAGATAACCAGAGTGATGCAGGAGGGCCAGCTGGTGGACGGGATCCTGCCGGAGAAGAAGGTCCAGGAAGGCTGGGACG ACTATCCAGAGGAACCTCGCCCGTGTTGGGACGGTACACAGTGCTGCTGTCAGCACAGCCCAGAAGGAGAACCTGATGCAGACAGAAGAGAAGAGGCTTCGGACAACCAGGAGGAAAACCTTCTGGGGGGATTTAAAGGTCAAGAGTCTGAAGACACtgaagaaagagcaaaagaggaggagaaggagcatCAGCACAACATGGAAGGTGCTCAGCTTGACCTGGCCGGGGTCCTCAAGGAGCTGGAGCTCACCCTGAAGGTGACGTCCGTGTTGGAGCAGGAGAAAGTCCACGAGCTCAGCCGACCTTCAGCGACGGAAACATCCGGTGGCTCAGTGAGACGGAGGAACAAGAGAAGGAAGGCCAAGAAAGCCGCACCCTGA